The Malus domestica chromosome 06, GDT2T_hap1 genome has a segment encoding these proteins:
- the LOC103437442 gene encoding alcohol dehydrogenase-like 4 — translation MENHHQKATNGFSKPTDYSTAGRVITCKAAVVWVPGEPFVMEQVQVDPPQKLEVRIKILFTSICHTDLSAWLGENEAQRAFPRILGHEASGIVESVGEGVMDIKEGDHVVPIFNGECGECKCCKSEKTNICSNSGVNGFKKVMTNDGKSRFSTKDGKAIYHFLNTSTFSEYTVLESACVVKIDPEAPMKKMTLLSCGVSTGVGAAWNTANVQPASTVAIFGLGSVGLAVAEGARARGASKIIGVDINPDKSIKGQEMGVTNFINPTEPGKPVHERIREITDGGVDYSFECVGNLDVLREAFLSTHEGWGFTVILGIHAAPTTLPFHPMELFNGRGIIGSVFGGFKGKSQLPHFAKQCMRGVVGLDKFITHELPFEKINDAFQLLIEGKSLRCVLQL, via the exons ATGGAGAACCACCACCAAAAAGCTACCAATGGTTTCTCCAAACCAACCGATTACAGTACAGCCGGAAGGGTCATCACCTGCAAAG CTGCTGTTGTATGGGTTCCAGGAGAACCTTTTGTCATGGAACAAGTTCAAGTCGATCCACCTCAAAAATTGGAAGTTCGAATCAAGATCCTCTTCACCTCAATCTGCCATACTGATCTTAGTGCTTGGTTAGGAGAG AATGAAGCACAACGAGCCTTTCCTCGAATATTAGGCCATGAAGCTTCCGG AATTGTTGAGAGTGTGGGTGAAGGTGTGATGGACATAAAAGAAGGGGACCATGTGGTACCAATTTTCAACGGAGAGTGTGGCGAGTGCAAGTGTTGCAAGTCTGAGAAAACCAATATTTGCAGCAACTCTGGAGTGAACGGATTTAAGAAGGTGATGACTAACGATGGAAAAAGTAGGTTTTCGACCAAAGATGGAAAAGCAATTTACCATTTTCTCAACACTTCAACTTTCAGTGAGTATACAGTGCTTGAATCTGCTTGTGTTGTGAAGATCGACCCTGAGGCTCCTATGAAGAAGATGACCTTGCTAAGTTGTGGTGTTTCAACTG GAGTCGGTGCTGCATGGAATACTGCTAATGTGCAACCTGCCTCAACTGTCGCCATTTTCGGTTTAGGATCCGTGGGACTTGCT GTCGCTGAAGGAGCAAGAGCCAGAGGAGCATCTAAAATTATTGGTGTTGACATTAACCCCGATAAATCCATCAAAG GTCAAGAAATGGGAGTCACAAATTTCATAAACCCAACCGAACCTGGAAAGCCAGTGCATGAG AGGATAAGAGAAATTACAGATGGAGGGGTGGACTATAGCTTTGAGTGTGTAGGTAACTTGGATGTTCTTCGGGAGGCCTTTCTGTCCACACATGAG GGTTGGGGGTTTACTGTGATACTGGGAATTCATGCAGCCCCAACAACGCTCCCTTTCCATCCAATGGAGTTGTTTAATGGTCGAGGAATTATTGGGTCTGTGTTTGGAGGCTTCAAAGGGAAGTCCCAACTCCCTCATTTCGCTAAACAGTGCATGCGTGGG GTTGTAGGTTTGGACAAGTTCATAACGCATGAGCTTCCATTTGAGAAGATAAACGATGCATTTCAGTTGCTCATTGAAGGCAAGTCATTGAGATGCGTTTTGCAACTCTGA
- the LOC103437441 gene encoding polyadenylate-binding protein-interacting protein 11-like, whose protein sequence is MAVVENAGVELGKSVGSNSANRNPETATTQDGGVVAASNDQDQSKLNSASAAPLRHRIDQSMYVMVTPPPNGNSNINGNGQVVAAQLGSFDHVANHHHQQQRSNGGDFQMSNGDHHHDVDRDMRELRELFSKLNPMAEEFVPPSLANGHGLSAGFVNMALMMQNRNRNGQANGFPGRRRNNQGKRRINSRTSLAQREDRIRRTVYVSDIDQQVTEEQLAALFVTCGQVVDCRICGDPNSVLRFAFIEFTDEDGARVALSLAGTMLGFYPVRVLPSKTAIAPVNPTFLPRTEDEREMCARTIYCTNIDKKVTQADVKLFFESVCGEVYRLRLLGDYHHSTRIAFVEFVMAESAIAALNCSGVVLGSLPIRVSPSKTPVRPRAPRLPIH, encoded by the exons atggCAGTGGTTGAGAATGCAGGGGTGGAGCTCGGAAAGAGCGTGGGGTCGAACTCGGCGAATCGGAACCCGGAGACTGCTACGACGCAGGACGGCGGTGTTGTTGCCGCATCCAACGATCAGGATCAGTCCAAGCTTAACAGCGCCTCCGCTGCCCCTTTACGGCACCGCATCGATCAGAGCATGTACGTGATGGTCACGCCGCCCCCCAATGGAAACAGCAACATCAACGGCAACGGCCAGGTGGTGGCGGCTCAGCTGGGGAGCTTTGATCACGTGGCgaatcatcatcatcagcaGCAGAGATCTAACGGCGGAGATTTTCAGATGAGTAATGGGGATCATCATCACGACGTGGACCGGGATATGAGGGAGCTGAGGGAGCTCTTCTCGAAGCTCAACCCCATGGCGGAGGAGTTCGTGCCGCCTTCACTGGCTAACGGCCATGGACTCAGTGCTGGGTTTGTTAACATGGCACTGATGATGCAGAACAGGAACAGAAATGGACAAGCTAATGGCTTTCCTGGTCGACGG AGAAACAATCAAGGGAAACGGAGAATCAACAGCAGGACTAGTCTAGCGCAACGGGAAGATAGAATCCGAAGGACCGTGTACGTGTCTGACATTGATCAACAG GTCACTGAGGAACAGCTTGCAGCTCTCTTTGTTACTTGTGGGCAG GTTGTTGACTGCCGAATTTGTGGTGACCCTAATTCTGTTCTCCGTTTTGCCTTTATTGAGTTCACTGACGAAG ATGGTGCACGAGTTGCTTTGAGTCTGGCCGGGACAATGCTTGGATTCTACCCCGTTAGGGTGTTGCCCTCTAAGACAGCTATTGCGCCTGTTAACCCCACATTCTTGCCTCGG ACTGAAGACGAACGTGAGATGTGTGCAAGAACTATCTATTGTACAAATATTGACAAAAAG GTTACTCAAGCTGATGTCAAACTCTTTTTTGAATCTGTCTGTGGAGAG GTTTATCGTTTGAGGTTACTAGGGGACTATCACCACTCTACTCGCATTGCCTTTGTTGAGTTTGTGATG GCTGAAAGTGCAATTGCTGCTCTCAACTGTAGTGGTGTGGTTTTGGGATCATTGCCAATCAG GGTAAGTCCTTCAAAGACACCTGTTCGTCCACGCGCTCCTCGCCTTCCCATACATTGA